The Drosophila gunungcola strain Sukarami chromosome 3L unlocalized genomic scaffold, Dgunungcola_SK_2 000003F, whole genome shotgun sequence region AGTGACACACTGCGGTCAAGGCAGTGGCCTGAACTTTCTGCTGCGTTGGTagaatttatatacaaaagcaaaaaaaactgagataaaattacaataaaattataaacacttAGCCGTTCGTTCGACTTTTCAAACTGCCGCGCTAAGCTTTTTATAATACGCAAGTGAAGTGGCGCTACACAAATTGTGAATGGCTTATGGGACGGGCGCAAACGTTTaatagtaaataataaataatgaattatTTAGATGTGGGCCAGGCTCAGGGAAACAGCAGCCACCAGACGGATGAAATCGATATTTCTCCGGATGTTTTCTCTTTAAGATTGCTTTATTGGTCTTTTGCGTTTTAGCTAGTTGCTTTGCTCTTAGGAATTAAGTAAACATAATATTGTAAGTCTGGAAACTGTTACTATAGCCAAAGAGACGataaataatagtaatagtaaCAGCATTCGCTTTGTAACGCAAGTGAAAATGGGCTGAAACTTCGAGCTAAGATTGACGGACCAGAGCATCCATCAGAAGTCTTGTTGAACAAGATATTTAACTGGGGCTAATCTAGATAAACGACACGTCCGGGCCAGGGCACTCAGACCTTATAAGAGCCGAACTGCCGATGACCAGCTCAGAAAACTGGCTCCAAACGCTTACAAAATGAGTAGTCTGCGCTGCAAGGTGAGATAGGGGCAGATTGTTCATCGGTAATGGTCCGCCACTAATGGTTATTTCGATCTGCAGATCCTACAATTGGCtgtgctgctggtgctggctGCTTTGCAGATGGGAACCGATCACTTGGACAGCGATGAGTGCGGCTGTGGGCGACGGGGTTGAGATGAGGCATCAATAAACAAGCGACGAGCAATGCATACAATTCGAACTGTTGTGGTGGGTTCTGGGGCTGAAACCCATCAGAAGACACGTACGTCTAGTCGCGGGCCAGCTGGGTATCGCACATGGCCCGCAGCCGGGCGAGCAACATGTGCAAATGCTTTAGGCAAGCTGTCGACGATTGCTGGGCCCCTGGGCCATGTTTCCCAGTCAAGGTTTCCATATACATGCGCTTGTACAGCTTGGACAGCTGTTTGGGATCCTTGCCGGTCAGCGTGAGCTTAGTGAGCGTCTTTAGTGCGTTCTGCAAGCGGCTCTCGAAAAGCGTCAAATGGCCGGCAAACTCATCATCGACCACTTGGCCACTGTTAGCATCGATGACGTGGGCAAACACGAGCTGGCACTGTAAACAAATATCCAAAGCCGCTTGCATTTGCTTGATCTTCTGGGCGTTGTGGGTGGAAACTGCCGGTCGATTGGGGGAAAATTCATAAGTATCAATGCCTTGTGACCTATGTTTCTATATACTCACGTTCGGCCAGAAATTCGTGGAGGGAGATCCGCTCTAGCTGAACTACCAACAGGTCACCCACCTCCTTGAGACCCTCCAGTATTTGCGTGGCCTTTTCGTAGTGGTATTTGCAAAGCTGCAGAGTAGACTTGGGCAGCTGAGCAAAATCACAACAACCATGTGAACGCAGCTGCGAGTAGTGGAATGAGGCAATCCTGGAGGAGTCAGAGATAAACTTagtaaacatatatatttaaaattggcaTAGAGCTACCTTTTGTGTATCAGTCCCGATCTAAAGCTGTACAGAACTTGGCGGGCGCCAGCGTGCTCTACATCGCAGAGTCGCAACGATTTCTGCAGCAATTCCAGCACCTCTTTCGAGGCATCAACCAGACTTGATTTGTCCGCTGCACTGTAGTCTTGAAGTTGTTTGGCTAACGTAAATGTGGCAGTGGATAATTCCCAGTGGACAAGGTCCCAGAGCTCGGCATTCGCCTTACGAGTATCGAGACAATCTTTGGCCTTCTCGTAGTAGTTGAATGCCTCGCTGTAAAAGGCTTTTTGGCTGTCTAAGGTAATGgcactaaataaaaataatgtaaaatcaGGCATGGTAAATGGTCAGTATGACATTATATGGCTTACCTTTCATTGGGCATTGTGAGATGGGCGCGCAAGCGCATGAAACGACCCATGTTACAATAGAGAAAGGCCAGGTTGACATTATCCTCGACGGCAGTGAAAGCTTCGATGCCGCGACGTAGGCAATCATAAGAATTGACAGTCAGTTTGACGTACAGCGGCTCGGCAGGATCGGCACTTGCCGGATTGTCATCCTCAGTGGCTTTGTTCGACTCTTTCTTCTTCATCAGCTCACTGTACTCctctaaaaaacaaatatattggGTTTAGTGTAATAGTGATTATTATATTTAGTTTACCTACCTTGAGCCCAGTACATGTACTTGAGACCCAGCTCGTTCCGCACGTTTCCCAGTCGCCGGAGCAGTTCATTGCTCTCCGTTTTCTGGGCATGCTCCAAAGCTTGTTCGTAGCACTTGCAGCTGTGCAGCATCACCTGCTCCACATTGTTGGCCGGCGCCAGGGAGGGCAAGTCCACCCCCTCTCCTTCCAGCTCCTGGGCCAACTCGTCGCCAATAACGCCCATGGATGCATCTTGTTCCTCGTACTGCTGCACATACTCCTCGATGGCCGCCCAGTGTTTGGACATTTGGAAGAAGCAATCGCCTGCTCGACCCAGCAAACAACTGTACTGGGAGACCACATTGGCCATGTACTTGTTGAGTACCTGCTGGCAGCGGCACGCAAGCTCAATGGAGCGCAGCGTGGAGCCGTAGCTATGCGATTCGTAATAGTGCTCCGCTAGAGTTGCAAATGTCAAACAGGCCTTCTCCAAGAGCAGCAGCTTCAAGTGCACATTCCAGGAGCCAAAGTGCTGGGCATTAAACTTGGCACTCATCTGGCGATTGCTGGCACTGACGTTATTGGACCTGGCAGTGGTGGCCAGCTCTTTGGACTTACTTCTTTTGGCCTTGGACGATGGCTTCTTCACAACCGGTTGCTGCGCCGGCTGCTGGCTGAGTTTAAGCTGCTCATAGGGCAGAGGAATGGCACTGAAAGGCTTGGCCATGTTGGGATTCTGCTCCTCGTGCAAAATGCGTCGCTTCTCCTCCTGCTTGGCATTTGTCTCCGACTCCTTGAGTTTTTCCTCCTGACTCCCGTTGAAGTACTGCAGGCAGGAGAGTCCGGCACTGATGTGCTCCAGTGAGATGTTGCACCGCTCGGCAGTTGTGGCCAAGAGTGGAGCCGGCTTGGACTTCTTGGCATGCGACTTAAAGTCTCTCAAAGCATCGCAAATATGGCGCACAGCCACGTTGGCCCGGCCGCCACCTTGCTCGCTGCTTTGGTAGCTCTTCTCGCTTGAGAAGTTACAGTCTAGGAGCTCATCTTCATAGTCCTCttcgtcctcctcctcatcgtcATCGTATAGAGACTGGTCGTCGGAGTCAACTTCCTCGAACTTGGGCGCCTTGGGATCAATCCCCGCCGGCACATGCAAATCCGAGAGTATGTAGTGCGAGGAGCTCACGATCTGCGGGTACTGCTCCTTGGGCAGCAGCTTGATGCAGTTGTCCAGCAGAGCACGTATGTTGCCCGCTGCCTTGGGACTAATGTGCGGCAGTGTGTTTTTCATGTTGCGAGCCACCGAGTACAGCAGCATGCCCACCGGAACGGTGAAGGGATTCATTTGCTGCTGGGGCGGATCACCCTCCGACTTCTTAGCCTCCTGGCTCTGGCATAAAGTAGTTAGGTCGTACAGCTTAACCACGTCGTCGTTGCGCCCCTTGAACAGCCAGTAGGTGTGTCCCGCCTTGGTGGCATTGGCCTTGAGAAAGGCCAGAATGTTTTGGGCCACGTTGCGCACGACCTGTGGCGAAAACTGCGAGTTTTCCAGATAGGGCAGGTCCTCAGTCTTGATGATCTCGTACTTCTGCACAATGCCGTCCAAATGGTAGCACATCACCACCTCGGGCACATTGCACATTAGATTGTCCAACCAGTAATCGATTCCGGTGAGCACGTTTATGGGCTGGGCGGCGTCCCTCAAACGCAGGCTGATGCACGGCCTGTTGGGTCCTCCAAAAATGGGCATGTCGGTGCCGATAAGCATGCGTATGTCCTCGAAGGTCCAGACCACGTTCCTATTGAAGGCATGACTGGACTTCGGGTCCGGCACATTCTCCTCTATCTTGGGCTCGGGAAGAACGGGCCCTGTGATAGGCAATCCCTGCCGTCTGCTGGTCAACTGAGTGGGCGTGGTGGCCACGTCGTAGTCCACTTCATCACCAGTCTGTTTCAGACTGTGATAAAGAAACTTGGACAGCAGGTTCTTTGTTTGCAATGCCTCGCGGGATCGCTCCTTCAGGCAGTAGTTGTGCTGGGTGTCGCCGTAGGTTAGGATGTGCTCCAGGATGAACGTGCGCAGCCACTTCCAATCGTCGTCCGCCTTGCGCAGCAGATACTTCTGTATGTCAAACTCGTCCAGGAGCAGCGTGTTCCCCACCTTGTGCACCACCATGCTGATGGCGCTCTGGGCGCTGTACGGCAGCTTGAGCAGCTGCTTGATGTTCTCCGCATCACTGACCACATCCACCTCGCCCACGCAGTCGGGGAACATCTGGCCCAGCCGGAAACTGGCGAATCCGGCGCTCTGGTACAGGGCCTGGTGCAATCCGTGGCTGCTGTGCGAAGTGGTCAGCCAATTGAGGGGTGGAAGATTCAAGTTCGTATTGCATTCCAGCCGCTTGAAGTGGGCGGGCAGCTGGACAGGTGATAACTTAATCACCGCCTGGCTTTTCACCGCGTCCAATTCGTGCGGCCCGATGCTCCTGCATGGCTCAATCTGCCAAGAATATCAGGCGTTATTTATGTTATCTCCGTAGGACGTAGGATGCTTACCTCTTCGTTCCTGTCTTCCATGGTCGTGGTGGCTCATCGAATACTTGCTAAATTCCAATCCCGTGGAATATTCAAGAAACTTCGAGCagatgtgtttttgttttgccggCACAGCTGATAACTGCCGGAGTTGCCCAGCACTGGCTAACACGGCGCTGTCAACTTGCTTATAGTCTAGAAACATGGGCGTAGCTAGAGTTTTACATCAAACATATTTACCTAAAatgccttttattttttaaataaaactctgATGCAAATCTAAAGCTGAatattgcatttattaaacaaacatGCATTTTAACTGTAGATCCTTGtactttatttctttatttaaatatatgggTTGTGACATTGTTTAAGTGGCGGAGCTTGAGCTTAGCAATTCTGAAAACATGAAATATTATCAGAATAAAAAATTGCGCTGCAATGCATAAAAATACGTGTTTGAACCTATTCCTTTACCATTTAATCAAATATATCATTTTGTATATATCTATACCTGCAgcgttttatttatatttgagtATACACCatctatactatactatactatggTACATAGAAATAGTAAACGAtatacaatattaatttaaaatacattatattttttattatagatttaatatttaaacatgaGTGAACCCTTTCCACTCCGACGCCCATGTAAGAAGCTAATCAGCTGACTTTCTGTGCACCGTTTTCCAACACTGGCCCACTATTTTGTTATTCCTACGCAGTTTAGACAGACTGGCCGCATAATTCCCCTaattggaattaaaactgacaTAAAACCATGACGTTGTTTGGTCTAATCGCGCTGCTCAGCATGCTGAACACATTCCTGCCAGACTTCATAAGGAACTACGTGAGTATCGTACGTAGGAGTGAAACCCGCTGCTAAAGTTTACCCTTCGTTCCACAGCTCAAAGTGTCCCGCTTGTGGGGCGCCAGAAACTCGTCGGAAAtccggcagctgcagaaggaGGTGGAGTCCGCCCGGGAACAAGTAGAGGAGGTGCGCAATGCAGAGCATTCGGGGGAGTATGCCAGGACCATCAAAATTATGCGCGCCGAGCGAAAAGTAACGGAGGCGGAGGCCAAACTTAAATCCGCGCGTGGAGTGGAGAATCTGATGCGGATGGGCATCGACACGGCCGTGTTCTACGGCTCCAAGGTGCTGCTCTCGCTGATCACGGTCATTGTCAGCATCCGGAATCGCGGCACACCCGTAATGATCATCGACGAGGGCATCAGCCTAGCCCCGTTCACAGGCCTCCTCAGTTTTCCCACCGGCGTGGCCAATGCAATTTCCGTGCCCGCCTGGGCCTTCTCCTGCAACCTGACTTTCCGGCTCATTTACGGCCTGGTGAAAAACCGCAGGGCGTGATTTAGTCAGGATGAAAACCCTCCATTTAGTTTAGATGCTAGAGAGCGCTCGACACTACTTACTTTGTTATGATTTGCTTAGCTTCATCACGCATTAACACTATTAATGTAACGGCccaattttttgtaaacattgtaaacacaaaataaatgtattttcacATAGAAAAGTTTTTGAATCCAGCGCCCTTGCATATTGTGGATTTTCAACACTACTCGCTGAGACAGTGTTGCAAAGGGCTCGCCTTATATGAGTGCGTGTCATTTTCCCCCAGCCAATTTGTTTGGTGTTTTTGCTAGCCGAAAATGGACAAACTAAATGAAAATGCACGGGAGCGGAAACAAATCAAGCTGGGCGAGATCGACACCGGTCCCATTTTGGTGGCCCTTTTACTGGGTTTCATCGCAGTGGGTGAGTACGCCACGTGGTAGCTGATTGCCTTTCGTCCCCGGGAGTCTCACCTGAAATCTGGAATCCCTTTTTAATAATCCCTTCCCTTAGCCATCTTTGTGATCCTGCGAAGACGCTCTGCTGGTCGCAAGGACATCCTGCTCGCGGGCCTCAGTGAATCTGGCAAAAGTGCCATCTTCATGCAGCTGCTCCATGGCAAATTCCCAACTACTTTTACTTCGATCAAGGAGAACGTGGAGGTTTACCAGGCAGGCAGCTCATCCGCCAGATTAGTGGATATACCCGGACACTACAGGGTGCGCGACAAGTGCTTAGAGCTTTATAAACACCGGGCTAAGGGCATTGTCTTTGTAGTGGACTCTGTTACGGCCCAGAAGGACATCCGCGATGTGGCTGAGTGAGTTTGAAAGGATTATTTAACCTGGAACCCTTGCTAATCCGCTTGTTTTCCCAGTTTCCTGTACACCATCTTGTCAGATAGTGCCACCCAGCCCTGCTCCGTTTTGGTCCTTTGCAACAAACAGGATCAAACCACCGCCAAGAGCGCTCAGGTCATCAAAAATCTCCTAGAGAAGGAGCTCCATATAGTGCGCGATACCAGAAGCCGCAAACTGCAATCCGTGGGCGACGACGATGCCAGCAAGTCCATCACATTGGGCAAACATGGACGCGATTTCGAGTTCTCGCACATCGCACAGAACATTCAGTTTGTGGAGGCCTCCGCCAAGGATCAGGAACTAAAGCCCCTAACTGACTGGCTGGCTCGCCTCCTGTGAAGTGGCGGCACAAAGCTCTCCGACTGAGAATAGCCTGGAATCCTAAACGAATGAATGcagaacacaaaacaacagattgatatttattttactgatTAGCGCCCTCAATATCGTATATATGCCATGCCTATATCGCTGTTAGAGTATAAATTCGTTAATTGTTAAATACCCGTTTTTCCAGACCTCTGCCTCCTTTATATTTTCCCTATAATTTTAGG contains the following coding sequences:
- the LOC128258745 gene encoding erythroid differentiation-related factor 1; translation: MEDRNEEIEPCRSIGPHELDAVKSQAVIKLSPVQLPAHFKRLECNTNLNLPPLNWLTTSHSSHGLHQALYQSAGFASFRLGQMFPDCVGEVDVVSDAENIKQLLKLPYSAQSAISMVVHKVGNTLLLDEFDIQKYLLRKADDDWKWLRTFILEHILTYGDTQHNYCLKERSREALQTKNLLSKFLYHSLKQTGDEVDYDVATTPTQLTSRRQGLPITGPVLPEPKIEENVPDPKSSHAFNRNVVWTFEDIRMLIGTDMPIFGGPNRPCISLRLRDAAQPINVLTGIDYWLDNLMCNVPEVVMCYHLDGIVQKYEIIKTEDLPYLENSQFSPQVVRNVAQNILAFLKANATKAGHTYWLFKGRNDDVVKLYDLTTLCQSQEAKKSEGDPPQQQMNPFTVPVGMLLYSVARNMKNTLPHISPKAAGNIRALLDNCIKLLPKEQYPQIVSSSHYILSDLHVPAGIDPKAPKFEEVDSDDQSLYDDDEEEDEEDYEDELLDCNFSSEKSYQSSEQGGGRANVAVRHICDALRDFKSHAKKSKPAPLLATTAERCNISLEHISAGLSCLQYFNGSQEEKLKESETNAKQEEKRRILHEEQNPNMAKPFSAIPLPYEQLKLSQQPAQQPVVKKPSSKAKRSKSKELATTARSNNVSASNRQMSAKFNAQHFGSWNVHLKLLLLEKACLTFATLAEHYYESHSYGSTLRSIELACRCQQVLNKYMANVVSQYSCLLGRAGDCFFQMSKHWAAIEEYVQQYEEQDASMGVIGDELAQELEGEGVDLPSLAPANNVEQVMLHSCKCYEQALEHAQKTESNELLRRLGNVRNELGLKYMYWAQEEYSELMKKKESNKATEDDNPASADPAEPLYVKLTVNSYDCLRRGIEAFTAVEDNVNLAFLYCNMGRFMRLRAHLTMPNESAITLDSQKAFYSEAFNYYEKAKDCLDTRKANAELWDLVHWELSTATFTLAKQLQDYSAADKSSLVDASKEVLELLQKSLRLCDVEHAGARQVLYSFRSGLIHKRIASFHYSQLRSHGCCDFAQLPKSTLQLCKYHYEKATQILEGLKEVGDLLVVQLERISLHEFLAELSTHNAQKIKQMQAALDICLQCQLVFAHVIDANSGQVVDDEFAGHLTLFESRLQNALKTLTKLTLTGKDPKQLSKLYKRMYMETLTGKHGPGAQQSSTACLKHLHMLLARLRAMCDTQLARD
- the LOC128258764 gene encoding guided entry of tail-anchored proteins factor 1 → MTLFGLIALLSMLNTFLPDFIRNYLKVSRLWGARNSSEIRQLQKEVESAREQVEEVRNAEHSGEYARTIKIMRAERKVTEAEAKLKSARGVENLMRMGIDTAVFYGSKVLLSLITVIVSIRNRGTPVMIIDEGISLAPFTGLLSFPTGVANAISVPAWAFSCNLTFRLIYGLVKNRRA
- the LOC128258774 gene encoding uncharacterized protein LOC128258774 — encoded protein: MSSLRCKILQLAVLLVLAALQMGTDHLDSDECGCGRRG
- the LOC128258758 gene encoding signal recognition particle receptor subunit beta, which translates into the protein MDKLNENARERKQIKLGEIDTGPILVALLLGFIAVAIFVILRRRSAGRKDILLAGLSESGKSAIFMQLLHGKFPTTFTSIKENVEVYQAGSSSARLVDIPGHYRVRDKCLELYKHRAKGIVFVVDSVTAQKDIRDVADFLYTILSDSATQPCSVLVLCNKQDQTTAKSAQVIKNLLEKELHIVRDTRSRKLQSVGDDDASKSITLGKHGRDFEFSHIAQNIQFVEASAKDQELKPLTDWLARLL